A single genomic interval of Zunongwangia sp. HGR-M22 harbors:
- the mreD gene encoding rod shape-determining protein MreD — MNSSLISNILRFIGLVLLQVLVLNNINFMGYVNPYLYILFLLLYPFNSNQSLFLFLAFLLGLSVDTFEDSGGIHAAACLISAFLRPNLLRFSFGISYDHQTLRLSSTPLGARISYVALMVVIHHLVLFSLEMFSFSHIILILKKTLFSSIFTVLVILLSIALFSKKYR, encoded by the coding sequence ATGAATAGCAGTTTAATTTCTAATATCTTACGTTTTATAGGTCTGGTATTGCTACAGGTACTAGTACTTAACAACATAAATTTTATGGGATACGTGAATCCCTATCTTTATATCTTATTTTTACTGCTTTATCCTTTTAACTCTAATCAAAGTTTATTTTTATTTCTGGCTTTTTTACTGGGCTTATCGGTAGATACATTTGAAGACAGTGGCGGAATACATGCAGCTGCTTGTTTAATTTCGGCTTTTTTAAGACCTAATTTACTTCGATTTTCTTTTGGGATAAGCTACGATCACCAAACCCTTCGCTTATCCTCTACTCCACTGGGAGCTAGAATAAGTTATGTGGCTTTAATGGTTGTAATTCATCATTTAGTATTATTTTCTTTGGAAATGTTTAGTTTCAGCCATATAATTCTTATACTTAAAAAGACGTTATTTTCAAGTATATTTACTGTACTTGTTATTTTATTGAGTATTGCGCTTTTCAGTAAAAAATATCGATGA
- the mreC gene encoding rod shape-determining protein MreC, which yields MQQIFNFLIRNKNNILFLVLLAFSIFLTIQTHSFHKSKFISSANSVTGGIYSWNNNIQDYFYLDKYNQRLIEENKNLRNIIRQLSGKDTIPNYTDTTFTSDYIFRSADVINNNFSKRDNYITLNKGENDSIAAENGVVTSKGIIGIIDRTNSSYSRAISILNSQSKINAQLKKSNHFGSLVWDGKNPNLMQLTDVPKQAPVAKGDTIITGGKSLIFPKGLLVGTIEDFKLDNTESYYTINVKLFNDMTNIGYVYVIENKNKEKILSLEVDGDE from the coding sequence ATGCAGCAAATATTCAATTTTCTGATTCGGAACAAGAATAACATTTTGTTCTTGGTATTGCTCGCGTTTTCTATTTTCCTAACGATACAAACTCATTCGTTTCATAAAAGTAAATTTATAAGTTCGGCCAATTCAGTTACCGGTGGGATTTATTCCTGGAATAATAATATCCAGGATTACTTTTATTTGGACAAATACAATCAACGTTTGATAGAGGAGAATAAAAATCTTCGCAATATTATAAGACAACTAAGCGGAAAAGATACTATTCCCAATTACACAGACACCACTTTTACTTCAGATTATATATTTAGAAGTGCTGATGTTATAAACAATAATTTTTCAAAAAGAGATAACTACATTACTCTTAATAAAGGAGAAAATGATAGTATTGCTGCAGAAAATGGAGTGGTAACCAGCAAAGGAATAATTGGGATTATAGATCGAACAAATTCTAGCTATTCTCGAGCTATTTCTATTCTCAATTCGCAGTCTAAAATAAATGCACAATTAAAAAAATCTAACCATTTTGGAAGCTTAGTTTGGGATGGCAAAAATCCAAATCTTATGCAACTTACCGACGTGCCTAAGCAAGCTCCAGTAGCTAAAGGGGATACTATCATTACCGGTGGCAAAAGTTTAATTTTCCCCAAAGGTCTTTTGGTTGGAACGATAGAGGACTTTAAGTTGGATAATACCGAAAGCTATTACACTATAAACGTGAAGTTATTCAACGACATGACAAATATTGGTTATGTCTATGTAATTGAAAATAAAAACAAAGAAAAGATTCTTTCTTTAGAAGTGGATGGGGATGAATAG
- a CDS encoding rod shape-determining protein — MGFFDFLIEEIAIDLGTANTLIIHNDKVVVDSPSIVARDRTSGKITAVGKEAAMMQGKTHENIKTIRPLKDGVIADFDASEKMLTMFIKEIPALKRKMFTPALRMVICIPSGITEVEMRAVKESAERVNGKEVYLIHEPMAAAIGIGVDIMQPKGNMIVDIGGGTTEIAVIALGGIVCDKSIKIAGDVFTNDIVYYMRTQHNLYVGERTAEKIKIQIGAATEDLEVPPDEMSVQGRDLLTGKPKQVNISYREIAKALDKSILRIEDAVMETLSQTPPELAADIYNTGIYLAGGGSMLRGLDKRLSTKTDLPVYIAEDPLRAVVRGTGITLKTLNRYKGILIK, encoded by the coding sequence ATGGGATTTTTTGATTTTCTCATTGAAGAAATAGCGATAGATTTAGGAACTGCCAACACCCTTATCATTCACAATGATAAGGTGGTGGTAGATAGTCCTTCGATTGTAGCCAGAGACCGTACGTCTGGAAAGATTACGGCTGTGGGAAAAGAAGCGGCGATGATGCAGGGAAAAACACATGAGAATATCAAAACGATACGCCCATTAAAAGATGGTGTAATCGCCGATTTTGATGCAAGTGAGAAAATGCTCACCATGTTTATTAAAGAAATCCCGGCACTTAAACGTAAAATGTTCACGCCAGCTTTAAGAATGGTGATCTGTATCCCATCTGGTATAACAGAAGTTGAGATGCGAGCGGTAAAAGAAAGTGCCGAACGTGTAAACGGTAAAGAAGTTTACCTTATTCATGAACCTATGGCTGCTGCTATTGGTATTGGTGTAGACATCATGCAGCCAAAAGGGAACATGATCGTAGATATAGGTGGGGGTACAACAGAGATCGCAGTGATCGCGCTTGGCGGAATTGTTTGTGATAAATCAATTAAAATCGCCGGGGATGTTTTTACCAACGACATCGTATATTATATGCGTACTCAGCATAACCTTTATGTTGGTGAACGTACCGCGGAAAAAATTAAAATTCAGATTGGTGCTGCTACTGAAGATTTAGAAGTTCCACCAGATGAAATGAGTGTACAAGGGCGTGATTTGCTAACAGGTAAGCCAAAGCAGGTAAATATTTCGTATAGAGAAATTGCTAAAGCTTTAGATAAATCAATCCTTAGAATTGAAGACGCGGTTATGGAAACCTTATCACAAACTCCGCCAGAACTTGCGGCAGATATTTATAATACCGGTATATATCTTGCCGGTGGAGGATCTATGCTTAGAGGTTTAGATAAGCGTCTGTCTACTAAAACAGATCTTCCGGTTTATATTGCTGAAGATCCTTTGAGAGCTGTGGTGAGAGGAACCGGGATTACATTAAAAACACTTAACAGGTATAAAGGAATATTGATAAAGTAG